A single window of Crassostrea angulata isolate pt1a10 chromosome 8, ASM2561291v2, whole genome shotgun sequence DNA harbors:
- the LOC128158481 gene encoding uncharacterized protein LOC128158481 codes for MDPRTSAQDVHRCDHCETAIVHSYCDFCHVNLCKPCVVDHISDGYDKHKIVPFQERRSTLIYPNCGKHPQKNCELQCRECCSFVCSSCMASDQHKGHSFAEVTEVYKTKKDIIEKDTKEYENSISPKYEKIVLDLENQLVNLDGGYEKLTTKMSKQGEQWHKEIDIVINKMKTEISEIKVKHRDILQKHLDEIKQIHSLIKQTLLAIKEIKTSTELAPTIKYSSKIREFSKLPPKIQVSLPTFISKPIDREKLYSLFGQITPLSTASEENVLSPNQPNTSVRELLDEPELVATIQTGDNDLRCVTYINDDKIWTSGRTKEIQCFNAYGSLQQTIVTKSGRVPYDIAVDVGRDLLYSDGTVRTVNKVKNGQTEELIRLQGWRPVNLCVTSTGDLLVTMCSEDYTQSKAVRYSGSTEKQEKQTIQFDDEGKPLYSGNKNVKYITENRNHDVCVADCGAGAVVVVNQDGKLRWRYTGHPSTTKTKPFKPRGITSDSQSHILTADFDSHCIHILDQNGQFLRYIDNCDLKNPYGLCVDNNDNLFVCEYNKGNGDSQLKLQYIRDFRIRNRPTGPTISELSCIFYNKHPFYSK; via the exons ATGGATCCCCGTACTAGTGCCCAGGATGTACACAGATGTGACCATTGTGAGACCGCCATAGTACAcagctactgtgacttttgtcatgtCAACCTCTGCAAGCCCTGTGTAGTAGATCACATCTCAGATggatatgacaaacataaaattgtccCTTTCCAGGAACGAAGGTCGACCCTCATTTATCCGAATTGTGGAAAACATCCACAGAAAAACTGCGAATTGCAATGCAGGGAATGCTGCAGTTTTGTATGCTCTTCCTGTATGGCATCTGATCAGCACAAGGGACATAGCTTTGCCGAAGTCACAGAAGTTTACAAGACAAAGAAAGACATTATTGAAAAAGATACGAAAGAGTATGAAAACTCAATTTCTCCTAAATATGAGAAAATTGTGCTTGACTTGGAAAATCAGCTTGTAAACCTAGATGGAGGATATGAGAAACTTACGACAAAAATGTCCAAACAAGGAGAGCAATGGCACAAAGAAATCGACATTGtcatcaacaaaatgaaaactgaaatcagCGAGATAAAAGTGAAACACAGAGACATTTTACAGAAACACCTGgatgaaatcaaacagatacattccctcataaaacaaacattacttgctattaaagaaataaagaccTCCACTGAATTGGCCCCAACCATTAAGTACAGCTCTAAGATCAGAGAGTTCAGCAAGCTTCCACCCAAGATTCAGGTATCATTGCCAACATTCATTTCAAAACCAATAGACCGTGAGAAGCTGTATAGTTTGTTTGGACAGATCACCCCATTATCAACTGCTTCAGAAGAAAATGTCTTGTCACCGAACCAACCCAACACTTCAGTGAGAGAACTACTGGATGAACCGGAGCTAGTTGCCACAATACAGACGGGGGATAACGATTTACGCTGTGTTACCTATATAAATGATGACAAGATATGGACTAGTGGGAGGACCAAAGAAATACAATGCTTCAATGCTTATGGTTCACTCCAACAgacaattgttacaaaatcaGGACGAGTGCCTTATGATATAGCTGTAGACGTAGGCAGGGATCTACTGTACTCTGATGGGACAGTTAGGACAGTGAATAAAGTGAAGAATGGACAGACAGAAGAGTTGATCAGATTACAGGGATGGAGGCCAGTCAATCTGTGTGTCACCTCTACTGGTGATCTTCTGGTTACCATGTGCAGTGAGGATTACACTCAATCCAAAGCTGTCCGTTACTCCGGATCTACAGAGAAACAAGAGAAACAAACTATTCAATTTGATGATGAAGGTAAGCCTCTGTACTCGGGAAATAAAAACGTTAAATACATCACAGAGAACAGAAACCATGATGTCTGTGTAGCTGACTGTGGGGctggtgcagtagtggtggttaaTCAGGACGGGAAACTCAGATGGAGATACACCGGTCATCCCTCAACCACCAAGACCAAACCATTTAAACCCCGTGGGATCACGTCAGATAGTCAGAGTCatatcctgacagcagactttGACAGCCATTGTATCCACATTCTGgatcagaatggacagtttctccgttacattgataactgtgatctGAAGAATCCTTACGGTTTATGTGTTGACAATAATGACAATCTGTTTGTGTGTGAGTACAACAAAggcaat g GCGATTCGCAGCTGAAGCTGCAGTACATCCGGGACTTTAGAATAAGGAACCGACCCACGGGTCCCACCATTTCAGAGCTGTCCTGCATCTTCTATAACAAGCATCCTTTTTATTCCAAGTAA